Below is a window of Pocillopora verrucosa isolate sample1 chromosome 6, ASM3666991v2, whole genome shotgun sequence DNA.
atgagtatgattacagacagaattggacagcACAAAGTCCtattatcaattaatcaaaactatgacaaaatttgagaaagaaactagacatcgggtatatgttttcataaaaatatcaacATTTAACTTGGTGAAATGGGAGACAACAGTGCGCTCATGATGCTTTCTGTCCTCTTACATAGGCATGATTCATTAACTGTCCTTTTAACTGTgttattacactgtccaattacaagcatgatgtgTACACTGGCCTATTAGcgctcaaatcaggctggtgataaccaatcatgttcgagaattttgttatagttttgattagacAGTGTAATTGGATAGTTTACTGTATGTGTTGTGTCTCTATACACATCATGcattgttgttttgcttttctcaGAGTTAACTgggttttttatgaaaatgtatagCTACATGTAGTTTGTTTCTTacattttgttacagttttgattaattggtaacaggacttcatgttgtccaattctgcctgtaatcatacttgtgattatCAAATCAGACTCTCACTCCACGCTTGTCGGGTTTTGtcaatcactcatatgattacagaccacgctggactccactcagtcctatcaCCATTATGAATTTGTAAGACTTGTCTTCAGTTATCTGTAGTAAAGatatgtaaaattaaatatttgacacaaaattaaagaatatatgtcaaataaataacttttaattAGCTTGGAAAAAGGCTTGAAAGAAACTGCAAATGCATGCATGCTAAATTTTGCAGGAAAAGGACGATATCAAGTTTGGATGTAATACCATTCAATAGACAAATGTACTATATATTCTGATTGGCCCCAGTTTGGCATGTTACATTAGCCTATAAAGCAGGGTAGCTTGGCCAATCACTCCCTATAATTTTCAGTAAAGCTTATAAttgtatatataaatatatatttatcaattttttatttttcagattgCTTTTGAATCCCTTCAATTTATTTTGCCTAATAAAAAACTCATGGGTAAAAACTTTGAGGTTTCCTTGTCGCTTGGTGGTACGGATCCTCCATTCAGCTTCTTAATCTTGCTACATGTGGGGTTGTGGGTAGTTATATTTATCTGCGACAGAGTTTTGCAATATCAACATCATCAGTCCCAAGCTAAAGGTTATCTGGAGTTCTTTAGAGAGACCAAAGAGTTGAGAAGAATTCCGCACGCCATTCTATCACTAGGTCTGGTTACATTTTCACAGCACTATCAGTAGAAAcagtattttattttacaacacTCTAATTCATACTTGGTTGAATTAAGGTATAGGATTAATGATTGACCAGCAGACTAACACCCTATTTGGGTGGGAAGAGAGTTGGAAAGAGGTCCAATCCCTTCTCTGTGCTCTACTGGGAAAAACATGTGAATGGAGTGAATTAATTTTCCTGGTATTTGTATCAATCTCTTACATATTTACAGGGTGAGGAATGTTCACCAACACCTCTAGCTGTTGAAACAGCATTGTTATTTCATAGGTCAACTTAAAGACTTATTTTGAAGACTTACCAGTACATATGTTACAGTATATTCAGTGTGGAAACCATAACTATTGAAGCACTGGAAACATGTTTTATCCATCAGTTGTCATTGGCTCCCAATGATTCAAACTCCTTTCAACTCTAATGTGTGCAATTTCCATCGAAGGCTTGATGTACCAAGAGTCAAACGcgatgtttgtttttcttccaggAAATGCTGTTTTGTTGGTTATATATGCAGTCATGGGTCATGATTCAAACAAATCTGACAGGGGTGACCTGGCACTATACAATATATTGCAGATTATTTTCACTGTTGAGTTTATTATTTCTGTGCCTGGAATTCTGTGGTACTTAGGTAAGTTGTGCAAATATtccaaacattttaaaactaatcTCTCCATAATTGATTCTCTCCATTAATGATCACTCATCTCCGTGAAGGCTACTTTGTCTTCCTAGCAGTGTCTAAAAAagctattttaaaaagaaatttcaaccccttcactcccaagatctcgtatttagtacttctccttactgttcacCATACAATTTGTATGACGCTagattggagaatttggtatttgatcaattAATAAAAGTGACATTTACCTGTGTTTGTATACTAAATTACTTGCATCAATAGTTTTGTCTCCCAAATTCTGAAGGCAATCATTAAAGTTAGAATTGTAGGCTATTCCGAAGAATTTGTTCCTACATTGTGAATGAAGGCAATGTCCCtcagtttgataattttctaaattctcAGTACCTGTCCACTTAACATTGTCCAAAATTCCTGTGGTAGAGAATACTTGTGTTCTGTTCACTGTGGGAGTGAAGCTGCTTACCGATACTTGTTTTCTGTGGCAATgttgttatattttgttgtttcagtaAAAGTTATGAAGTTCAACGTAAGAAGACCACTCCCAGATGCAGAGGACTCAGACTTTTTGAACGTTTACACAAACAATGGGGCATCTTCCCTTTCCGTAACAGGATATA
It encodes the following:
- the LOC131793827 gene encoding transmembrane protein 192, with the translated sequence MVSLSGDRGSGGYFFDREDSGSPGISSQAQEEALANDTASLGLLPETKFHPIRTAWIAILQLILFIAFESLQFILPNKKLMGKNFEVSLSLGGTDPPFSFLILLHVGLWVVIFICDRVLQYQHHQSQAKGYLEFFRETKELRRIPHAILSLGNAVLLVIYAVMGHDSNKSDRGDLALYNILQIIFTVEFIISVPGILWYLVKVMKFNVRRPLPDAEDSDFLNVYTNNGASSLSVTGYRDNDYLDEVLEKQADMIRYLQQHNTNLGKRLMKLTAQQERGSLEA